GCGAAAGATGCGGCGGCTGCACGCGAGGTTCACCGGCAGCGCGGTGCCGTTTGCCGAGATCGTGTATGCCTCCAAGAAGCTGATCATGGACACATCGCTCGCCAGCGAGCTGAACGTGCTGGCGAACACGATGGAGCGCATTGGCGAGCAGGACCGGCGGTCGCGCGACTTCACGCTGATCAGCATCCGCGACGCGCTCAGCGAGATCGTCGCCTGCTTTCCCGTGTACCGCACGTACGTGGGAGCGGGGGGCTGGACCGTCCGCGACCGGCAGATCGTCGACGAGGCCATCGCGTGCGCGCGCGAGCGCAATCCCGCGCTCGAACCGTCGGTGTTCGACTTCATGCGCGAAGTGCTGCTGCCCCGCCGCCCCGAAGACGAGCCGTACGAACCGGGCGGTCCCCGCCCCGAGGATCGGCGGAGCGGGTACCCGCCCCAGAACGAGGCCGATCGCCAGCGCCGGCTGCGCACCTCGATGAAGCTCCAGCAGTACACGGCGCCGGTGCAGGCAAAAGGCCTCGAGGACACCGCCTTCTACCGCTACAACGTGCTGCTGTCGCTCAACGAGGTCGGCGGCGAGCCCGATCGGCTCGGCCTGCCGGTCGAGCAGTTCCACGATGCGAACCGGCGGCGATCCGACCGCTGGCCCTTCGAGATGCTTGCGACCTCCACACACGACACGAAGCTCGGAGAAGACGTTCGCGCCCGCATCAACGTGCTCTCCGAGCTCCCGGAGGAATGGGGGCGCGAGGTCGGCCGCTGGCGGCGCATCAACCAGGCGCACCGCAGCCTGATCGGACGCGCGATGGCGCCTGACCGGAACGACGAATACCGCTTTTACCTGGCGCTCGTGGGGGCCTGGCCCGCCGGGCAGCCTCAGCGCCCGGACGACACGCTCGTGCGACGACTCCAGGAGTTCATGAACAAGTCGATCAAGGAGTCGAAGGTCCACACCAGCTGGATCAACGGGAACCGCGCGTACGACGAGGCGGTGGCGTGCTTCGTCGAACGGTCGCTCCGCGACCGCACCGCGCCGAAGTTTCTCGCTTCGCTGTTGCCCTTCGTGCGGCGGGTCGCCACCGTGGGGGCCGTCAATTCGATTGCGCAGGTCGTCGTGAAGCTCGCCAATCCGGGCGTGCCGGACATCTACCAGGGTTGCGAGCGCTGGAACCTGAGCCTCGTGGATCCGGACAATCGTCGACCGGTAGACTTCGACGAAGCCGGCGCCCTGCTGGACAGGGTCGACGGCGTCCTCGCGCTGACCGGCGCCGCGGAACGGGCGCTGGAGGTCCGCGGGATGCTCGACGAGTGGAGCGACGGCCGCATCAAGATGTGCGTGACCGCCGCCGGGCTCCGCCTGCGCCGCGAGTTTCCGGAGACCTTCCTCGCGGGCAGCTACGTGCCGCTCGAGTGCGAAACAACGGTGAACGCCGGGCTCGTCGCGTACGCGCGCGTGCCGGCGCACGGGCCCGCCGTGGTGGCCATCGCGCCGCGGCTCGTCGCGCGCCTGATGGGCCCGGACCTGGCGTGGCCGCTGGGGCAGGCCTGGAAGACCTCGCGCGTGCTGCTGCCCGCTTCGCTCGGCCGGCGCCGCTTTGCCGACGCCGTCACCGGTCGCGAGGTGGCGGTGGCGCACGGATCCGAGCGATCGTGGATTATTGCCGGCGAGGCGCTCGAGAGCTGCCCGGCGGCCCTGCTCGTCGAACGTTGACCCCGCGCGTATCCCCCCGCTTTTTCGGTGTTTTCAGCGCCTTAAGTCGCCAGCGACGAAGACAGAGGTCTGCCGATCGCGGCCGGCACCGCCGCATTGCGTCCGAACTGCGCGAAATCAGCAGGGCACGCTTCTGGCTTGGGCGGATGCCATTCGGCCAGATTCAGGAACATTCACCGGCGGCGATGGCCGCCCGGAAAGCGAGGGCGTCATGCGCCGTCTCCTCGTTCCGCACGTGGCGGGCCGGCTCCTGCTCGCCGCCTGCGTCCTGTGCTTCGGCGCCGCGGGCTCCGTGCGTGCGGTGACTACCCGTGCGCTCAGCTTCGACGAGCTGGTGCAGCGGTCGCCGCTGATCCTGCACGCACGGGTACTGCGGACGGACAGCTACTGGAGTCCCGCCGGCCCGTTGCCGCGCGTGCCGGCATCCGGGCAGGTGAAGGCGACGGGTTCTCCGCAGTCCGCACCCTCCTCCGCGCCATCTGCCGTTGGAGCGCCGCAGGACGTGCCGACGCGCGGCGGCAGCATGATCTTCACGCGCGTGACCGTTGACGTGATTGAAGCCGTCAAGGGCAGTGCCGATCCGACCATGCAGTTTGTCGTCGCGGGCGGCCGGGTGGGCGATCGCGTGGCCTGGGTCCCGGGGATGCCGCGTTTCGAGGCCGGCGGCGAATACGTGATCTTCCTCCGCGACGGCTACGCGCAGGCCGCCGATCCGATCACCGGCGTCCGGCAGGGGATCTTCCGCGTCGTCCGCGACGATGGCGGGAGCGCCGTCCTGAACGCCGACTTCGACTACGTCGTGGCCATCGAGGATGGCCGGCTCGTCGCGCGGCTGAACCGGCGGCGCGGGCAGCTCACGGGCGCGGAACTGCCCCTGCCCGTCGCGGCGGAACCGCCCCTGCCCGACGCCGGTGGGCCGCCGGCCGTCACCTCACCGGAGGCCCGGCGGTACTTCTCGTCCACTGAGCCGCCGATGCAGGTCGAATCGCTGCTCGACGCCATCCGCGCGCGCCTCGCGCGCTGAAACCGCGCAGAAGGAGTGCTGCGATGAACACCACGACGCGAAGACTCCTGGCCGCGCTCCTCGCCGCGACGATTGCGGCCGCAACCCGGGTCGTGACGCCCTATGTCATCGACAACTGGTGGCCGGACGGCGACAACATCGTCATGGACGACGTGTTCCTGCCGGCGGCGACCTGGTCGGCGCCGGCCCAGAACCAGCTCGCGGAGTGGAACGAGGTGGACACGACGCTCAACAATCACCCGTTCCTGATCAACCTGAGCCCGCAGTTCAGCTTTGGGGCGAACGACGGCGACAACACGATGGGATTCCTCGGCGAGGCGGGCCTCAACTCGGAGTACGGGCTCTCATACGCCTCGGCGCTCGCCTGGACGGTGTGCTGGAGCAGCGTCTTCACCGGCCGGCTCGATGAGTGCGACATGATGCTGAATCCCGCGCTGCCGTGGAGCCTGTCGCCCGATCCGAGCAACTTCTTCCAATCGACCGTGCTGCACGAGGCCGGCCACATCCGCGGGCTCGATCACTACAACAGCTACCTGTCCATGCAGAACAGCGGCGTCGACAAGCTGCTGCGGCACGAGACGCTGTACATGGACGACCGGGTCGGCGTGCGGCAGCACGCGTCGTTCGTCCCCGAGTCGGACATGGTGGCATACAGCAAGTGGCACAACGGGAGCGTTCCCCAGTGGATGACGACGAGCCCGACGACCGTCCGCGTGGGCCAGGTCATCAACTGGAACAACCTCACCGTCGAGAACCGCGGCACGACGGCGTTCGGATCGCTGT
This genomic interval from Acidobacteriota bacterium contains the following:
- the treY gene encoding malto-oligosyltrehalose synthase, with product MNGAPQDRPSRVPLSTYRLQLHREFPFAAARAVVAYLERLGITDVYLSPVFASRPGSTHGYDVTDHNRFDPELGGRDSYDRLAEEISGRGMGLVLDVVPNHMGIDTPSNSWWRDVLENGQCSAYARYFDIDWTPLKPELEGRILLPILGRQYGEALAAGDLRLVYSDGAFEVQYGDHRLPINPRQIPRVLRSGVDALREQFGEEEADVRELLGIVAAFGNLPPHTAAGEDAIAERRREKEVQRDRLARLVSGSPPIAESIERSLAAINGTPGDHASFDRLHDLLEAQPYRLAYWRTASHEINYRRFFDINQLAGLRQEVPEVFEATHALLGELLATGRVTGVRIDHPDGLFDPTRYFEDLQQLARRAWPAHAGERRPLFVVAEKILSRDEALPEDWLVHGTTGYNFLNDLNGLFVDTAAARKMRRLHARFTGSAVPFAEIVYASKKLIMDTSLASELNVLANTMERIGEQDRRSRDFTLISIRDALSEIVACFPVYRTYVGAGGWTVRDRQIVDEAIACARERNPALEPSVFDFMREVLLPRRPEDEPYEPGGPRPEDRRSGYPPQNEADRQRRLRTSMKLQQYTAPVQAKGLEDTAFYRYNVLLSLNEVGGEPDRLGLPVEQFHDANRRRSDRWPFEMLATSTHDTKLGEDVRARINVLSELPEEWGREVGRWRRINQAHRSLIGRAMAPDRNDEYRFYLALVGAWPAGQPQRPDDTLVRRLQEFMNKSIKESKVHTSWINGNRAYDEAVACFVERSLRDRTAPKFLASLLPFVRRVATVGAVNSIAQVVVKLANPGVPDIYQGCERWNLSLVDPDNRRPVDFDEAGALLDRVDGVLALTGAAERALEVRGMLDEWSDGRIKMCVTAAGLRLRREFPETFLAGSYVPLECETTVNAGLVAYARVPAHGPAVVAIAPRLVARLMGPDLAWPLGQAWKTSRVLLPASLGRRRFADAVTGREVAVAHGSERSWIIAGEALESCPAALLVER